The following proteins are encoded in a genomic region of Mycoplasmopsis columbinasalis:
- the mgtA gene encoding magnesium-translocating P-type ATPase, which produces MAKKAVKTNKVATQNNTKALLMNLSNQSNDVIFGQFFSSNKGITTEEQIIHNRNTFGANKISKKSKNSMLKRIIYAFINPFAIILLVLALISLVTDIIIPLSQSQKPEPVTMCIILIMVLISGILNIVNDTRSAASAEKLVKMVQTTTRVERNGIFYEIPLEEVVVGDIIILAAGDIIPADVKILSAKDLFVSQSSLTGESDAIEKFAKNTKEAANVTDLTNLAFMGSNVISGSARAIALATGNNTYLGQIAQKVNEKAVKTDFEKGIKAVSWLLIRIMLVVVPLVFVITGLRGDFKNGKTWFEALLFAISVAVGLTPEMLPMIVTSTLAKGAMSMSKKQTIVKNLNSIQNFGAMDVFCTDKTGTLTMDQVVLERHLDVKGQEDVNVLKHAFLNSHYQTGLKNLLDLSIISRTEELSYLHNELHELEEQYQKVDEIPFDFQRKRMSVVVKNKITGTSELIAKGAVEEILHICSHIEYDGQIQELSQTHIDNVLKHVDNLNDQGMRVIAIAKKDAAYKNDNFGINDETQMILIGYLAFLDPPKESTASAIKNLHELGVNVKILTGDNARVTKSICSKVGIPADKVMLGKDLLTLDDEALRAVVNEYDIYAKLSPDQKARIITALRHNGHVVGYMGDGINDAPAMKVADVSISVDTAVDIAKETASIILLEKDLNVLATGIIEGRKTYTNMNKYIKMTISSNFGNIISILFASLLLGFTPMLAVQILFLNLIYDLSCSVIPWDKVDRKFITKPRKWNSKSVLKFMLWFGPISSIIDITTFLLLKFVFLPYLYPHASQAEFQTLFRTGWFVLSMWTQALVIHFIRTEKIPFFQSKPAPMLMIMTACVLTIVVVAPYVPGVNATLQLQALHPYFYLMLFGLVALYITLVMFVKKLFIKRYTDLL; this is translated from the coding sequence ATGGCTAAAAAAGCAGTGAAAACGAACAAAGTTGCCACACAAAATAACACTAAAGCTTTGTTGATGAATCTTTCTAACCAAAGCAATGATGTTATTTTTGGCCAGTTCTTCTCTTCAAACAAAGGTATTACTACTGAAGAACAAATTATTCACAATCGAAACACATTTGGCGCAAATAAAATTTCCAAAAAGAGCAAAAATTCAATGTTGAAGCGCATTATTTATGCATTTATCAATCCTTTTGCCATCATCTTGTTAGTTTTAGCACTTATCTCACTAGTAACTGACATTATTATTCCTTTGAGTCAAAGTCAAAAACCAGAACCAGTAACTATGTGCATTATTCTCATTATGGTGCTTATTAGTGGTATTTTAAACATAGTCAACGATACCAGGTCAGCTGCTAGTGCCGAAAAACTCGTGAAAATGGTGCAAACAACTACTCGAGTGGAACGAAACGGTATTTTTTACGAAATTCCACTGGAAGAAGTTGTAGTAGGCGACATTATCATTTTGGCAGCAGGTGATATTATTCCAGCTGACGTTAAAATCTTAAGTGCTAAAGATTTATTTGTGTCGCAGTCTTCTTTAACTGGCGAAAGTGATGCGATTGAAAAATTTGCAAAAAACACTAAAGAAGCTGCCAATGTTACAGACTTAACCAATTTAGCTTTTATGGGTTCTAATGTGATCTCTGGTTCGGCACGCGCGATTGCTCTGGCAACTGGAAATAATACTTATTTAGGACAAATTGCACAAAAAGTCAATGAAAAGGCTGTGAAAACTGATTTTGAAAAAGGTATCAAAGCAGTTTCATGACTTTTAATTAGAATTATGTTAGTAGTAGTACCACTAGTCTTTGTAATTACAGGACTTAGAGGTGATTTCAAAAACGGTAAAACTTGGTTTGAAGCCTTACTCTTTGCAATCTCTGTTGCAGTTGGACTTACGCCTGAAATGTTGCCAATGATTGTTACTAGTACCTTGGCAAAAGGTGCAATGTCAATGTCAAAAAAACAAACTATTGTCAAGAATCTTAATTCAATTCAGAATTTTGGAGCGATGGATGTTTTCTGTACTGACAAAACTGGTACCTTGACAATGGACCAAGTGGTGCTTGAACGACACCTTGATGTTAAAGGACAAGAAGATGTGAATGTCCTCAAACACGCTTTCTTAAATAGTCACTATCAAACTGGGTTAAAAAACTTATTAGATCTTTCGATTATTTCTCGCACTGAAGAACTCTCTTACTTACATAACGAGTTGCATGAACTCGAAGAACAATATCAAAAAGTTGATGAAATTCCTTTTGATTTCCAACGGAAAAGAATGTCAGTAGTAGTAAAAAATAAAATTACTGGCACAAGTGAATTAATTGCTAAAGGTGCTGTTGAAGAAATTTTGCACATTTGCTCGCACATCGAATATGATGGGCAAATTCAAGAACTTTCGCAAACTCACATCGACAACGTACTTAAACATGTGGATAATCTCAACGACCAAGGTATGCGGGTAATTGCAATTGCCAAAAAAGACGCTGCTTACAAAAATGATAACTTTGGTATCAACGATGAAACACAAATGATCCTAATTGGTTATCTTGCTTTTCTCGACCCACCAAAAGAGTCAACTGCTTCCGCAATTAAAAACTTACACGAACTTGGTGTCAATGTCAAAATTTTAACCGGTGATAACGCCCGTGTTACCAAATCAATTTGTTCAAAAGTTGGAATCCCTGCTGACAAAGTTATGCTTGGTAAAGATTTACTTACACTTGACGACGAGGCCTTGCGCGCAGTGGTAAACGAATACGACATATATGCAAAACTTTCGCCTGACCAAAAGGCTCGCATCATTACCGCTTTACGCCACAATGGTCATGTTGTAGGCTATATGGGTGATGGAATTAACGATGCACCCGCAATGAAAGTAGCTGATGTTTCGATTTCAGTTGATACCGCAGTAGACATTGCTAAAGAAACTGCAAGCATCATTTTGCTGGAAAAAGATTTAAATGTGCTTGCTACCGGTATTATTGAAGGTCGCAAAACTTACACTAATATGAACAAGTACATCAAAATGACAATTAGTAGTAACTTCGGTAATATTATTAGTATTTTGTTTGCGTCTTTATTATTGGGTTTTACGCCAATGTTAGCTGTCCAAATTCTCTTCTTAAACTTAATTTACGATTTATCATGCAGCGTGATTCCATGAGACAAAGTTGACCGGAAGTTTATTACAAAACCGCGGAAATGGAACTCCAAGAGCGTGCTCAAATTTATGCTGTGGTTTGGACCAATTTCAAGCATTATTGACATTACAACTTTCTTATTATTAAAATTTGTCTTTTTACCTTACCTTTATCCGCACGCTTCACAAGCTGAGTTTCAAACTCTATTTAGAACAGGTTGGTTTGTCTTATCAATGTGAACCCAAGCTTTGGTAATTCACTTTATTCGTACCGAAAAAATTCCGTTCTTCCAATCAAAACCAGCGCCAATGTTAATGATAATGACAGCTTGCGTTTTAACAATAGTTGTTGTTGCCCCCTATGTGCCAGGCGTGAACGCAACTTTACAGTTACAAGCTTTACATCCTTACTTTTACCTTATGCTGTTTGGTCTGGTTGCACTTTACATCACACTGGTGATGTTTGTGAAAAAACTATTTATCAAAAGATATACTGATTTGTTATAA
- a CDS encoding dUTP diphosphatase: MNLKEIFTLQQNLDEQIAKRSDLNFASKPIQNRQICIALLVEWCELANEVSFFKYWKAQKHLDRSKALEELADVLHFLTTLSYKTGVSAEINPYVVPSQQLDDQFCAVSQLITQTFSQLTKTNIHHLYELVLGFAQLLNFSENEILEAYRQKNKINHQRIYDHY; the protein is encoded by the coding sequence ATGAATCTCAAGGAAATTTTCACACTGCAACAGAATTTAGATGAACAAATTGCCAAGCGTTCGGACTTAAATTTTGCCAGCAAACCAATTCAAAATCGGCAAATTTGCATTGCCTTATTGGTTGAATGATGTGAATTGGCTAACGAAGTTAGTTTTTTCAAATATTGAAAGGCACAAAAACATCTTGATCGCAGCAAAGCGCTTGAAGAATTAGCTGATGTGTTACATTTTTTAACAACTTTAAGTTACAAAACTGGTGTGTCTGCTGAAATTAACCCGTACGTAGTACCATCACAACAACTTGACGATCAATTTTGTGCAGTTTCGCAATTAATTACACAAACTTTCAGTCAGCTTACCAAAACAAACATTCATCATTTATATGAATTAGTACTTGGTTTTGCGCAACTTTTAAACTTTAGTGAAAACGAAATCCTTGAAGCTTATCGACAAAAAAATAAAATTAACCACCAACGTATTTATGATCATTATTAG
- the der gene encoding ribosome biogenesis GTPase Der, whose protein sequence is MRNNVIAIIGKPNVGKSTLFNRLVGKKASITYDRPGVTRDRLYENFSWNGHEVRLIDTGGIEVDNKPFQEQIRTQAEIAIEEANVIIFMVDGTSEITNDDQMILSKLRKANKPVVVVANKLDNNDDFNYGWYALGVEQIFRISAQHGQGVGDVLDECLKHLNLDDIHTESRFKLSIIGRPNAGKSSLLNRLVNENRSIVSDIAGTTRDSVKSLVIIHGQKFEIIDTAGITRKSKIEDNVEKYALMRAISSLDESNLSLIMIDSTQELSHFDARIIGYALENQKPIIIVVNKWDLITKETNTMANFEKMLRNRFHFVPWVPIVFVSVKNNQRLDKLINLILQVKTNLERDVKPSVLSNFIRETQMVQPAAPYNGGRLNIYFVRKQADKIPTFVFFVNNKKFLHFSYQRHLENEIRKVLDFTGCPLKLIFKNKNGLD, encoded by the coding sequence ATGCGAAATAATGTGATTGCAATTATTGGTAAACCCAATGTTGGCAAAAGCACTCTATTTAATAGGCTTGTTGGTAAAAAAGCATCAATTACTTACGATCGACCAGGTGTAACGCGGGATCGTCTTTATGAAAATTTTTCGTGAAACGGACATGAAGTTAGATTAATTGACACAGGTGGTATCGAAGTAGACAATAAACCATTCCAAGAACAAATTCGCACGCAAGCGGAAATTGCCATTGAAGAAGCCAATGTGATTATTTTTATGGTTGACGGCACAAGTGAAATTACTAACGATGACCAAATGATTTTGAGCAAACTTCGGAAAGCAAACAAACCAGTGGTTGTAGTTGCCAATAAATTAGATAACAATGATGATTTTAATTATGGGTGATACGCTTTGGGTGTAGAACAAATTTTTAGAATCTCCGCTCAGCACGGGCAAGGTGTTGGCGATGTGCTTGATGAATGTTTAAAACACCTTAACCTTGATGATATTCACACAGAAAGTCGTTTTAAACTTTCAATTATTGGACGGCCAAATGCGGGTAAGAGTTCTTTGTTAAACCGCTTAGTTAACGAAAATCGTTCAATTGTTTCTGATATTGCCGGCACAACTCGTGATAGTGTTAAAAGTTTAGTTATCATCCACGGACAAAAATTTGAAATTATTGATACAGCCGGAATCACGCGCAAAAGTAAAATTGAAGATAACGTCGAAAAATATGCTTTAATGCGTGCCATTAGTTCACTTGATGAGTCAAATCTTTCTTTAATTATGATTGATTCGACACAAGAGCTTTCTCACTTTGATGCACGTATTATTGGTTATGCCCTAGAAAACCAAAAACCAATTATTATAGTAGTCAATAAGTGAGACTTAATCACCAAAGAAACTAACACAATGGCAAACTTTGAAAAAATGCTTCGCAATCGTTTTCACTTTGTACCGTGAGTTCCAATTGTGTTTGTTTCAGTCAAAAATAACCAACGACTTGATAAACTAATTAATTTAATTTTACAAGTCAAAACAAATTTAGAACGCGATGTGAAACCATCAGTGCTCTCAAACTTTATTCGCGAAACACAAATGGTACAACCAGCTGCCCCTTACAATGGTGGTCGACTTAACATTTACTTTGTTCGCAAACAAGCAGATAAAATCCCGACTTTTGTGTTCTTTGTGAACAATAAAAAATTTTTACACTTTAGTTACCAACGACATTTAGAAAACGAAATACGTAAAGTTTTAGACTTTACTGGTTGCCCACTAAAATTAATTTTCAAAAACAAAAATGGACTTGATTAA
- the cmk gene encoding (d)CMP kinase: MKKINIAIDGPSGAGKSSVSEALAKKLNYIFINTGSFYRAVALYSLRNNIDPTDENEVIANLQTLNPHSITINNQEQIFLDGENITNTIRADQISKYASQIAAYKLVREFVVNRIQHITKNDKGYIMDGRDTTFRIMPYAEVKIFLTASASERAKRRIKQNYESGYNTDYQTVYEEVKQRDYQDSHRATDPLHKVEDAIEIDCTEMNFEAVLNKIIEIVESKVNDAK, encoded by the coding sequence ATGAAAAAAATTAATATTGCAATTGATGGGCCTTCTGGTGCCGGAAAGTCATCTGTTTCAGAAGCTTTAGCTAAAAAGCTTAATTATATTTTTATTAACACAGGTAGTTTTTATCGCGCTGTGGCACTTTATTCACTTAGAAACAATATTGATCCAACTGACGAAAATGAAGTTATAGCTAATTTGCAAACTCTTAATCCGCATTCAATCACAATTAACAACCAAGAACAAATTTTCTTAGACGGCGAAAATATTACTAACACCATTCGTGCAGACCAAATTTCGAAGTATGCGTCACAAATTGCTGCTTACAAATTAGTGCGTGAATTTGTTGTCAATCGTATTCAACACATCACTAAAAATGACAAAGGTTATATTATGGACGGTCGTGATACAACTTTTAGAATTATGCCTTATGCAGAAGTTAAGATTTTTTTAACTGCTTCAGCTAGTGAACGTGCGAAACGCAGAATTAAACAAAACTATGAATCAGGTTACAACACTGATTATCAAACTGTTTACGAAGAAGTTAAGCAAAGAGATTATCAAGACTCACACCGCGCAACTGATCCTCTACACAAAGTTGAAGATGCCATTGAAATTGACTGTACTGAAATGAATTTTGAAGCTGTACTCAACAAAATTATTGAAATTGTAGAAAGCAAGGTTAACGATGCGAAATAA